gcctaccccaacttatttgagactgaaaggctatgttgttgttgttgttggtagATAATCTGAATCAGATCTGACTTAAGTGGTATTAGGCATTTGCATGGATGGAGCTCCTGAACTTGGCCAGTGCTCTGCTGGCTTCTCCATGGTCTGCGAGCTGAAGCATCTATTTAGATGAGATGTAGTTGATGAGCTCGCTGACAGGTAGCCTCATTCAGTTGGCTGGTCCATCGTCTCTCCTTGTATCTTTCCTGCCCTCCTTCCCTTTTGTGGAAGCTATCACTGTGGTCGTCATTGTCCCAATCCACTTCTAATGTTATCTCAAGAATCGAGGCATGCTCTAGTGCCAGTGTTGAAACCTGCTAGATTAGCCTTTGATGAATCACGATAGTATATGTCATCACATAGTTTGAACGGAGAGGGCTATTTGATAATAGAGACCAATGAacttattttcatttttctttccttctaaTGAAGGTCTCATCTCCTGCAGGAATTAGTAGCCTTCTTTAGTTGGGGTTCTTAGTAAGAGCAGGAGGTTCATGTGATTTTCCTAATGGAAGTTTGCTTTTTGTATGTTTGTATTTGTGTTTGTCCCCTGCCCTCCTTCTCATCTCTTAACttagttctttttttctctgcATTGCTTTGTAAATCTTTATGTTACATTAGAACATCACATTCACTCTCCCAATTGTGTTGTTTTGGCTGCACTGAATTATGACTGCGGCCTACATGTGATGATTGCTCTGATCAAACATCTTATTGTGCATGTGTTCTTGTCCTTGCTTAGCTTTTTTTTTGCCGCTTACTTTTTGTTAGTGATCTTTTGTATAAAAAGGATTGGAATTATGGAATATCATAGCTCTTGTTGCCCTTAATTTTCTGTTTTACAACCAATATGGTTTGCTGCTGTATCTGGACGGTTGATGATACAGGACCTATTTCTATCTTAACAATTGCCCAATGATGGTAACTCAATATGCAGAGATGGcacatccctccctccctcctctcttgcaagctggctggctggctgctgtCTATCTACCTATCTATCCTACTATCTGTgtgcgcgtgcgtgcgtgcgtgtgtgccTGCTTTATGCAGtgacgacggtggcggtggcggcggaggcagaacagcagcagcaataaCAATCCTTTCAGAACAGCTCAGTTTCACTGCCAGTTCATCCCTTGCGCCATCATTGAATGCTGCATCTACAAGATCTGAGGGCATAGTATTGATTTGTGTCTTGATTTGTTTTTTCACATTTTTATGGGGTTTCAAATTCTGTATACTTCTCCTTGTGATTCTGCTGCTCTTATGACCTTATTTGTGGCTACTGGCTACCATATACAGTACATGCCATCTTATTACAAACTGGGTGATTATAGAATATGCATGTTTGTTTAGACTGTCCACCTGTTTTTCTATCAGTTCTATCTTATGCATACTGTAGCATTGTATTAATTTGTTTTCATCCTCTTCTAAGTGCATCTGTAGTTTGCACATGATCAACCAACATGAGAATATTAGATTATTGTCATTTATGACCGTATAGTTAGTTCAGTTTTTCCCCCATTGTCTACTGTTTCCAAGAAAGATGGGTGCATCTTATGTTCCTTACCGTGTTGAGGGGATAGCAATAACAAATTGTGCTGATCTTTGGTATAACAGGGTTTGTACCATGAAAGTGAGATGCATACGGTGTTTCTGGTAGTTTGGATTTAGATTGGTTTCTGTCACCTTCTCCAGGGAATTGTTTTCCCTCGTTCTACGTACCTTCGATGGAAGATGGGTTGTATTCGTCAATTGAATTGTGGATGGAAGATTAGGTTGTATTTTCAATTAAATTCTTCCTTAACGGAACTCAAGTGATACATTGGATGTTATTGTCCAAAGGCAGCATGCAGCTCATTGTTACTGTATGTAGAATCTTGATATATGATGGTTAGGATATTCATGGTATTTATTATTTATTCATGTTGTTTGTATCATGAATCTTGGAAATTGGATTGCTGATGAATGGGTTCGGGACAGCTAAGGAATATGGTTCATACAGACCTTGGTATCTTTTCTTCCGAGGTCCGAGGCAGTGGCTGCTGATTAGGGTGATTAGGGTTGGCAAAGgtcctctaatttagcctagcaaaaTTAAGGATCTGGCTCAATAAAGGTTGGGCTATAatattatataattttaaactaaaaataacaaaataataaaaataataaggGATGAGTTGGATTGTTAAGGGGAGGGTTAGGAAACAAATTCTGTGCGGCACCAAGCCGCGCCCAGAGCTGTTCCACGTGTCTCGCGACTGATTGCATTGTGGAGGCCCACGTAGTAGTGCACGCGAGGCCTAGCAACACAGTCAGGCGCGACATGACTGAATGGAACGTACCGAAGGATGATGGACGGAGCGGGTACCGTAGAAGGATGGACGGAGCGGGAGGATTGGAGCCAGCTTCTGATGATCATTGTCTATGACACATTCGTCGTAGGGACGAAAGCAGGCGGGCGGCATGGTCCTCTGCAACTGAACCTTTCCTTTTTTCGTTAAGTTCAAGTCTGGCGAGAATTGTATCTTCTATCTCAGATAAAATTGTTTGTGCTACTGGCTGATAAAATTGTTTGTGCTACTGGCGTAGTGAAAAGTTCAGAATCGTTTAAATAGTGCAATTGGAACATTATAGTTTTATGGTGGCTACAAAATTTATAAAAGCATGACTACTACTCAAATTTTTCCGGATTTGACACTTCATCAAAATGTAATTTTCGAGCAGCAGATGCATCTTGATGAAGGCCATCTATTGTAAATCCTCCTTGAACTGGAGGAGGTATCCTGTTTGGACTGGAAGAATCATATATCGTGCTTGGACCGGAAGAATTATATATCCTGCTTGGACCGGAGGAACTATCCTGCTTGGACTGGAGGAACTATATATCCTGCTTGGACCGGAGGAACCATATATCCTCTTTGCATTGAAGGAGCAAACATATATGTTCCTTGGTTTGAAGGAGCAACCATGACCGAAAATTCACTATACGTATTGGTCGAGAAGTCTGGTGGTGCAATATCAACTCCACTGCTTGCACCAGAAGAACCCTgcacagaattttttttttgttcaggACATGTTTGTAAATGGATCATTCAAGAGGTAAATAGAACTTCGTTCTCTGTCTTACAATCAATTCTTTTGGATGTTGTGCGACGTCCCTATTGTGTGTGgcatcattttgactttttctgTACAATACagatatataaaaatattactacctataaatatgaggtgGTAAAATATATGCTTTAATTGGCCGCAGTACCTGTTTTCTtagtagttttcttttttttttcctgtcttcttctcaagtacatcttctcATTTTTTCTTTGCACCTTAAGTCTAATAGATACTTTACCTTTTAATATGTTTGTATCATATTCATTACAACTTTGGGGAACTCCACAAGATTTTCCAAGTCTTTGGTTCAGTGTAGTATTTGCTTCCAAGTCCAATTAATCAATTTTTCTCTCCAAGTCATCGAGAAGCTCTTTTGAAGCGGAACACTTCAATGCAATAGACGTCGCCTTTTGGAGCGATACGTGCTGCTTGTGCTTTTGAAgtttcattttcaattatttgtCTCTTCTCACAATAAAACTCTCTTTTTGCATACTTTGACCATCTATTTAGTATATACTGAGATGGCAAGATAAAAACCTCATTGATAGTAAAGACTCGGATAGCATGCTTGCACAAAATACCTATATGTACAAAGATTTGAGCAATATATACTATGAAGTAGTATTAATTTGAAATGTGATACGTACCAATGCATTCATACTTTCAGCATGAAGAAGATATGGTCGTATCCTCAGAGTTAAAAGATAACTATTGCTTCGTCTTGAAATTTGGTAGGCGTAACCCTGCAGATATGACCAAATGCATATAGAAAGAGTCCCCGCAAGGAATAACGTGTCAGATGGGACGTCGCGCCTGACGAGTCTCATGGATCAGACGTGGGTTGTGTTGCTGGGCCTCGCTCGTGCTACTACGTGGGCCTCCACAATCAGACGCAAGCAATCAGTCGCGAGACGCGTGGAACAACTCTGGGCGGTGTCGCACGCACGCGCGGCTCCGTGTGGCACCGCTGCAGAGAATTTGTTTCCTGAGGCctatgatccattaccaccgtGTGCTGATTGTGCTGCTGAGGTGCATCGCGTAGCTCGTGGCCTCGTGGGAGCACCAACATAACTTGCCGGTGCTTAGGAGTCTCAGGTGTGACTCGATGCGCCGTTCTGAGCCTCGGCAGGGTGACCGGGCGGTCGTAGACGTGTTTTCACCTTTTGCAATGTAGCAACACATCCGTAAGACCGTAACCGTCTAACATGTATTCTTGAGTGTTTGATTTGTAATCTTAAGTGGTTGCAAGCGTGTAGGTTGCATGAGCGTGCAGCTCATTTCAATGTCATTAACAATTTGAAATGATGGTTATTGACTTGATAATTCTATTAAGCAACGGTTCTAAGAAGTTTTTTCCTGATGGACCAATAATGTGCTCTGGTGTCTGGGAAGAAAGTCCCAAGAGGATTCTCCTCATTGCTCAGATTTGTGTGGACCTCCTAGTCCTAATTGCTCGCATTGTGCGGGTGGCAGGGCGGGAATGTCACATTGTGTCATGTTAGTGAAGTGGTAGAAGGCAGTAGGGAATCCGGCAGATAGGCGAAAGAAGCTCGACGGAGGGAGTACCGGTGGTTGCCGGAGGGGAAGCGGAAGAGAACTGTGCTCCACGGTAAAATTCAGGGGTGAGTCGGGTGTAAAATAACCAAGTGGAACTGTGGAAGTGCCGAGCAGACGGCCCAAAAGAAAACCCAACCAACACGATCTGTATCCGTTCCATCAACTCAAAAAATTGTTCTGCCTCTGTACAATTATGAATGCGTCATAGAAACTGCATACGTTGAGCTAGGGTAAAATACCTGAATGCCGATTAGACGGCCCACAAGAAAATCAACCAACATGATCTGTTTCCATCCAATGAGCTCAACAAATTGACTTCCTCTGAACAATTATGGATGTGTCATAGAAACTGCATGACGTTGTCAATGGAACAGTATTAAAAAACAGTTTGGATCAAATATTTAGAATGTAAAAATAGCTGCCTTTGCAATGAGGAAACTTTGATCCACCCTTCAAGCGAACCTTATTGTTCTTGTTTGTACAACACAGCCACATTCACAAGGAAACCAGTCAAGCAGACAACAAATCAATTCTGAATGGCGTGACTTCTTGATCACGCACAATCCCAACCCTACAACAGTTTTCATGTCACCTAAAATGTTTTCTGCTATTCCTAACTGCCAATGAAAACTAGGGAAAAACAGAAAtctaaagaaaacaagaaactctGTAACTTCTAAGAGATGAAGAGCATCAGGGCTCAGGGTCATTTTTCTACCATTCCATGGAGTTGGTTCTTCTAAGATCTTGTGGCAGTTTTTTCCTTATGACTGGAACTGCCCTTTCCATCAGCTGCACGAACAGGTAAACTTCTTTAAATAAGTGAAGAAAGAACAGCCACTTTTACTCAAGTAACCATGGCGTTAGAATGGTATGAACATGGAGAATAAAGATGAAGATTGAAGACTACACCATGTCCAATCAATGTTGGACCTCTAATTGCTATGCTGTAACAAATGGAAGCTACTTTTCCTTTATATATATGAACCGTGTAGAAAAACACCCTCCACCCCCATCATTAGTGACAAGGTAAGACCATAAGATGTAAGTTACACGATTATGATGCTTCAACTTGATAAACAGTGCTGTACTGTGAGATTAGCAGGGTCACAGATTAGGCCAGTGGCAAGACTACATGTTTGTATTTTACGGCTATGGAGAATGCATCAACAGAAGGTGAAAAAACAACAGTTGGCACATGCTCTTCAGAATTCAGATTGCAACTGAAGATGTCAAAAGATATTCCTTCCAGGCACAGCAAGCAAATTTGAGCTAGTATTGCCCAAAAGAAACAGTTCTGACATGTTTTTAGAGATGGACAAAGAGCTACTTACTGCAAAAAAATGTCTCACTAAAATCATGCGGAAGCACATTATGAGTTCaggttcagaaaaaaaatgtaaatcTCTGAGGCAGATGGAATCTTTGTGCACATAATTTGAGTGCTAAATACACACAGAGCAATTTATCTATGCTAAACATATGTTGAAGTAATTATGTTGATAATGAAGCTTACCTCCGTAAGTCTCTTTTGGCGTCGCTCCTCCTGCAAAATAATAATGGCAAAATAAGATCAATTGAAGGGAAGACCAAATAGCCTAAAGTTAAGAGACAAGTACATATACTGATATAGTTAGCAGTGTTTCTCATGTAAAACTcttcatatttttttccctATCCTACACTCTGCCCTTAATCTAATTTGTTCAGCGACACACTTCTGCACGAAACTTCTATAAGTAATCGATACAAGTAACAGAAAACCTGAAACTAGGATACACGAATGAATTGATGGACAAGGACATCTGATACCATGACAATTCAAATGAAGATCAATTTTCAGATATTTGACATTTCACCCAGCAAATGTATGCAAGACTCATTTCTCCTTCTCTAGTGGAAACATGTTTTTTCCCCCAAGAACTTTTTAAATTCTTGATAAAGCCTCTGAATGCAATGCTAAAAGATTCAGTGCTGTTAAGATACATCACACTTCCAAATAAAGAAACTAAAATAAGAGGGAGGGGGATTCAGTTCATTAAGTGTCCAGTTCCCATTCGTTTTGGGGTGATCATGTGCCTGATGGTATCTTAGGAATACTGTGACCATTGTAAAGGGCATAGCATTATACCATGACTCGCCAGATGCCTTACAATTTCAAATTTCGAGCAGAGCAGTACATTATGGTCACACAATtctgcactttcctttttttccttgtcTGCCCAACTACTACAGCTGGACACTGTGCTCTAACAAGATGATTCATGGCATCACCAGCTGACGAGTTATACAGTACTGGTAGACAAGGTAATGTTATTGCATAAAACTGTGGAAACAAGACGTGGCCCAGGGCATGCTTGGAAGGCCCACCCCACATGTCACAGCAGCATTTGCTGAGTGCAGAACTAAGGATAAATACCTGCTCCCTTAACAGTTCTGCTTGCTCCTCCTCGAGCTGCGTAACCTGCGATTCCAGCTCTGCTACATACGCCTGCATATGGGACCAAACAAAAGCATCAAAATCACCCGCTGTCGCAACAAAATCTGCACTCGGAACGTCTCCGGATTACGCAGAACGCATCGAATCAGAGAGCCTGAGACTGTGAGGCATTTCAACGTTACCTGTTTCCTGTCCCTGGACCTCGCCGCGGACTCGCGGTTCTTGATCATGCGCTTCTGGCGCTGCATCACCGCGCGGTCGGCGGGATCCACCATCGCCCGCTTCCGGcttcccctcccgccgccgacTCCCCCGGGCGCATCCCCGTCGGGGACGGGGAACCCCAGCGCCATGcacccctccaccgccgccgccgccctagcGCCGGAATCCCGCGCCAGGAAATCCTCCAGCGTcatctccgccgcgccgccgccgcccctggccccggagcctccgccgccggcgggagggGGTGGGGGGAGCGCGGGCACGGAGAGCCCTCCGGCGGCGGAGATCTCCTTCCACACctcctccgacgtccgccgGGCCGCGGGCGCCGGTGGGGTGGCCGGGGATGGctccgccgcgccaccgccgccggccgcggcggcgttgACGGCCTCGGGGCCGTAGATGTTGCGGATGATGTCGTCCATGTTCATGGATCCgatgccgctgccgctcctgAAGCGCGCGAGGTCCGAGGAtgatccggcgccggcgccggcgggctgAGGCGGGGATGACGACGCCATCACTCGCGATGACGCcatgcgccggccgccggccaaaCCACGGCCCAACGGAGAGAAGGGGAAAAATTAGGAAAGACGCTCACGccaggcggccggcgcggctctCGCTTTCCGCTCCTCGGCTTGCCGTGCTGTGTTCCGTTGCCTTTGCCTCGTGTCACACGCAGGACGAGGTCTGGGCctctgggaggaggagggaggggagcgtGGGGAAAAATTGTGGTTGGTTGGACGGGAGAGCCGTCTGTGTCCGCCCCGGCGGCtcggggagggagagagagagagaggggctcATTTGCGGCTTCGGGCCTGCGCATGCGCACCGCGGCCGTTGTTGTGGTGCGCCTTTCCGGCTTCCTGCGTGTCCGTCCTCTGTACTTGGCCGCTGTCTACTCGCCCAGTGGAGTGCTCCTACTCCTCAGGCCCGGCTATAGGGGTGGGCAGGCAGTGCCACCGTCGAGAGCTCGTGAAACAGGAAATTGGGGCTCAAGATCATAGATAATTACtacatataattttttatttgatatAGTAATTATTTGAAGCTCCATCATAAAACAACCCATGCGTAGGTAACTCTCCTTTCCAGTCCTATTCTACGTAACCTGATCCATCGAGCGGAGGGCAGGCCGCAGGCGACGTTTTGTTTGATCGTTTCCTGCCGCCGTGATTCTACCTGCCCATCGATGCGCTCTGCTTGAGGAGAGGAGACACCTGCGCCGATCTGATTGGCTCCTCACCCGACGAGGCGGTGACCAGCAACGGTAAGGACACCGATCCGATTCGCTCGTCACAGTAAGCAACACATCGATTGATTagtattttcaattttttttcttatttattttttgtaTGCGCTATGCTTATACTGATTGTGCTATATTGATTGTGCTAGGGTTAAAATTTCTAATTCAATGTATTTATTTGAATATGATAGATGTTACCTAAGAATTATTTGTCGGGTGCTcagaaatgagaaaaaaagaaaacaagaagaagatcATTTCGTAGAATCATGTAGAGGTGCTCTACATAAACTTTTTCCACTTTCAAATAATGCTGAAGTCAATCAAGATCAGAAGTccttattattaaaaataaaaatttgctTGCCCAACCTTAAAATTATAGAGCgggtcctgctcctgctccccgTTCGTGACGTGTGTGACACGCTCGGCGATGACGATGGCAAGGGATTGATTCCTCCGGTTGCATGGGTTCGTGGGTGGCTTCTAAGGCTACGGCTCCGCTTGCTCCCGGCTCATGTGACGAGATATCGTCAGCACACGTTTTAGCCCGCGATCCCGTCGGTCGGCGTGACCCCAAGTAAGCGAACTGCGAACCAACGCGACGCACGAAATGGATGGCGGAGGCGCGAAGCAGATCCCGGAGGTGACAAGACAGGTTCATCTTTTCGCACGACCACGACTCGGGTACCTCCAGCTCATATAAAGTGAAGAGCTAGCGCTAGAATACGAAATTTCCTCGCGTATCTCCCAATACATTTCTCTCCCACGACACGTCTCCTAATGCTACCTGCTGCTCATGTTTTTCACCTCTCACTTCCGGGTTAGAGCTAGCCGCTGGGCTTATATCGTTGGAGAGGGCCTGAGCCCCGCACGGCCGAACGGGTGCGCGCACGTTTTCTACTCACAACCACGCTGCctcctttatcaaaaaaaaaaaaaaaaatcacgctGCCTAGGAAGCAGCTGGCGCTGGATGCCTGCGACAGTAcgcttgtgtgtgtgtggtagACTGATAGCGACAGGGAAAGCCAACGCGGGGGATGCTGCTGATTCACGGGCCCGGCTAGGCGAGAGTGAGACCACGGCGTCTCGCGCGGATGTTAAGTTGGTAACCTCGTCACGGCCTTCCATCGTAGGAAGGGACCAAAGGTTTGCTCGCTTCATATTTGGATGGTGGATCGTGATTTTCACGAGGTGAAGCGTAAAGAAACAAGCAGTCTTTTTATCTTTCATCACGGTTTGAAAGAGCCCACTAATTTACCTCCGGCTGACTTTTGCTAGATCATATTACAATTATTTATCTAACATGCTATTACAAATATACAGGCCCGTATATTGGCGGTGCAACACAAGCGACTGCGCAGGGCCGCCCAAAGTTAGGGCCGCCAATctgacgcatgcatgcatggagttgattttttttctatctgTTAATCTCTATCCGCTTCCTTGCCTTTCCTGAGTCCTGCCTCCTCACGAATCTTAATTTGTTAGCACAGATtcaatctttcctttcttttaacatgcctATAAAATCTCAAGGTACGCTTGCTTGCTtctctcttgctcttctttttcttcacgcATAAATTCCAACCGCAATCTTCTATTATTTTCTACCTTGACTTTGATCTAGCTATTTTTTTACTGCAAAAGATGAATTAAACTCAAAATCCAGCCAAATAAATTACATGATCAGGTCAGGTTTAAGGAATTGGAGGTGCCAATTTTGCTAT
This sequence is a window from Setaria italica strain Yugu1 chromosome III, Setaria_italica_v2.0, whole genome shotgun sequence. Protein-coding genes within it:
- the LOC101758063 gene encoding G-box-binding factor 4 — protein: MASSRVMASSSPPQPAGAGAGSSSDLARFRSGSGIGSMNMDDIIRNIYGPEAVNAAAAGGGGAAEPSPATPPAPAARRTSEEVWKEISAAGGLSVPALPPPPPAGGGGSGARGGGGAAEMTLEDFLARDSGARAAAAVEGCMALGFPVPDGDAPGGVGGGRGSRKRAMVDPADRAVMQRQKRMIKNRESAARSRDRKQAYVAELESQVTQLEEEQAELLREQEERRQKRLTELMERAVPVIRKKLPQDLRRTNSMEW